One segment of Panulirus ornatus isolate Po-2019 chromosome 33, ASM3632096v1, whole genome shotgun sequence DNA contains the following:
- the LOC139759589 gene encoding lanC-like protein 3: MFSPKRYFVNNLPDYTGGDVTPNKAQLKERTLELVETITKKWAKNHENCDGGLYVGLAGAVYMLHHLSQRPEFAGERDSLLKQASAYLKPALECANHTKTRGHKVDICAFLLGNAGVYAVAAVVHKTLGNMEECKKYISEFSQLASALIPVNWLSCGGDEFLVGRAGYLAGLLWLQSELGCNVLEEPAVNAMLDAMVESGQKYAHEHKSPVPLMYQYYKTEYLGAAHGLSGILQMMLSFPAWLSSRPQAKELIRKSVDVLLTLQTSSGNFPCAMDELGGQRHPDDELVHWCHGAPGTVYLLARAYMVFQDKKYLEACIKCGEVTWLKGLLKKGPGICHGIAGSGYVFLTLYQLTRDPIHLHRAQQFCSFIYSREFRQARTPDSPYSLYEGLSGTVHFIVDLMNPEQASFPFFKIFM; encoded by the exons ATGTTCTCCCCAAAGCGGTACTTTGTGAACAACCTGCCGGACTACACAGGAGGAGATGTTACCCCCAATAAAGCTCAGTTAAAGGAAAGAACCCTGGAGCTGGTGGAGACCATCACCAAGAAATGGGCGAAAAATCATGAG AACTGTGATGGTGGCCTCTATGTTGGATTGGCTGGAGCAGTGTACATGCTTCATCATCTTTCACAAAGGCCTGaatttgctggagagagagacagcctGTTGAAGCAAGCAAGTGCATACCTGAAGCCAGCCCTGGAATGTGCTAATCACACTAAAACCCGTGGCCATAAGGTTGATATTTGTGCGTTTTTGTTGGGCAATGCTGGTGTTTATGCTGTTGCAGCTGTGGTTCATAAAACATTAG gGAATATGGAAGAATGTAAAAAGTACATATCAGAGTTCTCCCAGCTGGCTTCAGCACTCATCCCAGTAAATTGGCTATCGTGTGGAGGTGATGAATTTCTTGTTGGACGAGCAGGTTATCTTGCTGGACTTCTTTGGCTTCAGTCAGAACTTGGTTGTAAT GTACTAGAAGAGCCTGCAGTAAATGCCATGTTGGATGCCATGGTCGAATCTGGACAGAAGTATGCTCATGAGCACAAAAGTCCTGTGCCACTCATGTATCAGTATTACAAGACCGAGTATTTAGGAGCAGCACATGGATTATCTGGAATACTCCAGATGATGCTTAG CTTTCCAGCATGGTTATCCAGTCGACCACAGGCTAAAGAACTCATAAGAAAATCGGTGGATGTCCTTCTGACTCTTCAGACATCATCTGGTAATTTTCCTTGTGCTATGGATGAGCTTGGTGGTCAGCGACACCCAGATGATGAACTAGTGCACTGGTGTCATGGAGCTCCAG GAACTGTGTATTTGCTTGCCAGAGCATACATGGTATTTCAGGACAAAAAATACCTTGAAGCTTGTATAAAGTGTGGGGAAGTTACCTGGCTTAAGGGACTCCTGAAAAAGGGACCAG GTATATGCCATGGCATTGCAGGCAGTGGTTATGTTTTCCTCACTCTTTACCAGTTAACTAGAGATCCTATTCACCTTCACCGTGCTCAGCAGTTTTGTTCCTTCATATATTCAAGAGAATTCAGGCAGGCTCGAACACCAGACTCTCCGTACAGTCTATATGAGGGCTTGTCTGGGACAGTGCATTTCATTGTTGATCTCATGAACCCAGAGCAAGCTTCATTTCCTTTCTTTAAGATATTTATGTAA